A DNA window from Onthophagus taurus isolate NC chromosome 1, IU_Otau_3.0, whole genome shotgun sequence contains the following coding sequences:
- the LOC111428477 gene encoding uncharacterized protein, with product MATESAGFPVVVRRGVMDRNAVPRSKRKLQKHLRSSGQAYISRTGKLIPAKQVPEELCQCPQKCDERIPRDVRERLFNHFYNLGDADKQNTFLRQHMDVKTRCSINTLTGSTSPLDPTTSSPTRNGPGIRGPRRITCRYLVPLLPGDKTTDVCQKAFVSAFVITTKRVRLQREKLISSMGLNKYSNGSGTKTVKNYNNNNVLMLCDSNSDSSSNESRFDEELRRFGRQFQTNNLCFKDGRRNGDDPFVPLGLIVPDSVTITPIMPTVIDHDADIAIVNNFFSNQLWKPEYLKSYS from the exons ATGGCTACCGAGTCAGCTGGTTTTCCTGTTGTTGTTCGTCGCGGTGTCATGGATAGAAACGCAGTTCCCCGTTCGAAACGGAAACTCCAAAAACACTTACGAAGTTCCGGTCAAGCTTACATATCAAGAACGGGAAAATTAATACCTGCCAAACAAGTACCAG aGGAATTATGTCAATGTCCTCAAAAATGTGATGAACGTATACCAAGGGACGTACGAGAAAGACTGttcaatcatttttataatctcGGAGACGCCGATAAACAAAATACATTCCTCCGTCAACACATGGACGTGAAAACGCGGTGTTCAATTAATACATTAACCGGATCTACATCGCCCCTCGATCCAACAACATCTTCACCGACAAGAAACGGTCCCGGAATAAGAGGTCCGCGTAGAATAACTTGCAGATACCTAGTACCTTTATTACCCGGCGATAAAACAACGGACGTTTGTCAAAAAGCTTTCGTAAGTGCCTTCGTGATAACAACGAAACGCGTTCGATTGCAAcgcgaaaaattaataagcaGCATGGGTCTCAACAAGTACAGTAACGGAAGTGGTACGAAAACCGTCAAAAACTACAATAACAACAACGTTTTGATGTTGTGCGATTCGAATTCGGATAGTTCGTCGAATGAGAGTCGGTTTGACGAGGAGTTGAGACGATTTGGTAGACAGTTTCAAACgaacaatttatgttttaaagatGGGAGAAGGAACGGTGATGATCCGTTTGTTCCTTTGGGATTGATCGTTCCCGATAGTGTCACGATAACGCCCATTATGCCAACGGTGATCGATCACGACGCGGATATAGCCATCGTGAACAATTTCTTTTCGAATCAATTGTGGAAACCGGAATATCTTAAATCGTATTCATGA